A stretch of Argiope bruennichi chromosome 10, qqArgBrue1.1, whole genome shotgun sequence DNA encodes these proteins:
- the LOC129988008 gene encoding zinc finger protein 84-like — MISNFKRHLRAHIQEEMFKCEFCTKAFLRNCNLKAHLRTHTGEKPYACEFCNKLFSDKMSLKRHLRTHTGEKPYTCEFCNKTFSDKSSCKRHLRTHTGEKSYACEFCTELFSSKESLKKHLLTHPGEKPYACEFCKKLFLFNYKLKKHLRTHTGEKPYTCEVCNKSFSDKSSCKRHLRTHTGEKPYSCEFCNKLFSNKESLKNHLLTHTGEKPYACEFCNKHFLIKENLKKHLRTHTGEKPYACEFCNKLFSDKMNLKKHLRTHTGEKPYDCEFCNKLFSDKMSLKRHLRTHTGEKPHACEFCNKLFSLNWSLKTHLRTHTGEKPHVCAFCSKRFSHKGRLKTHLHTHTGEKPYACEFCNKLFSDKWSLKRHLRTHTGEKPDA; from the coding sequence ATGATTTCCAATTTCAAAAGACATTTACGGGCACATATACAAGAGGAAATGTTTAAATGCGAGTTTTGCACGAAGGCCTTTTTGCGTAACTGTAATTTAAAAGCACATTTACGTACTCATACTGGGGAGAAACCGTAtgcatgtgaattttgtaacaaactcTTTTCGGATAAGATGagtttaaaaagacatttacgtacgcatacgggagagaaaccgtatacatgtgaattttgtaataaaacctTTTCGGATAAGAGTAGTTGCAAAAGACATTTACGTACGCATACTGGAGAAAAATCGTATGCATGTGAATTTTGTACCGAACTCTTTTCAAGTAAGgagagtttaaaaaaacatttacttacGCATCCTGGAGAGAAACCGTACGCATGTGAATTTtgtaagaaactttttttatttaattacaaattaaaaaaacatttacgtacgcatacgggagagaaaccgtATACATGTGAAGTTTGTAACAAAAGCTTTTCGGATAAGAGTAGTTGCAAAAGACATTTACGTACGCATACTGGAGAAAAACCGTATTCATGCGAATTTTGTAACAAACTCTTTTCAAATAAGGAGAGTTTAAAAAACCATTTACTTACGCATACTGGAGAGAAACCGTAtgcatgtgaattttgtaacaaacattttttaattaaggagaatttaaaaaaacatttacgtaCGCATACTGGAGAGAAACCGTAtgcatgtgaattttgtaacaaactcTTTTCGgataagatgaatttaaaaaaacatttacgtacgcatacgggagagaaaccgtatgattgtgaattttgtaacaaactcTTTTCGGATAAGATGAGTTTGAAAAGACATTTACGTACGCATACTGGAGAGAAACCGCACgcatgtgaattttgtaacaaactcTTTTCACTTAATTGgagtttaaaaacacatttacgTACGCATACTGGAGAGAAACCGCACGTATGTGCATTTTGTAGCAAACGTTTTTCACATAAGGGGagattaaaaacacatttacataCGCATACTGGAGAAAAACCGTATGCATGCGAATTTTGTAACAAACTCTTTTCGGATAAGTGGagtttaaaaagacatttacgtACGCATACTGGAGAGAAACCGGACGCATGA